A single region of the Pseudomonas solani genome encodes:
- a CDS encoding amino acid permease, producing MDGQQLHAGSLKRGLENRHIQLIALGGAIGTGLFLGSAGVLKSAGPSMILGYAIAGFIAFLIMRQLGEMIVEEPVAGSFSHFAHKYWGGYAGFLSGWNYWVLYVLVGMAELTAVGKYVQFWWPEVPTWATAAAFFVLINLINLSNVRAFGETEFWFALIKVVAIIGMIVLGLYLLISGAGGEQAAVSNLWSHGGFFPNGLEGLVMVLAIIMFSFGGLELVGITAAEASEPKKVIPKAINQVIWRILIFYIGALSVLLMLYPWDKLLETLGAAGDPYSGSPFVQIFSLIGSDLAAHILNFVVLTAALSVYNSGVYCNSRMLYGLAEQGDAPKALMKVNRRGVPVLGIAVSALVTLLCVVVNYVAPQKALELLMALVVAALVINWAMISLSHLMFRKSLQRQGIEPFFKSLWYPFSNYLCLAFVALILGVMLMIPGINVSVYAIPFWLGFIAICYAIRRSAGPRS from the coding sequence ATGGACGGACAACAGCTGCACGCCGGCTCGCTCAAGCGCGGCCTGGAAAATCGCCATATCCAGCTGATCGCCCTTGGCGGCGCCATCGGCACCGGACTCTTCCTCGGCTCGGCCGGGGTGCTCAAATCCGCTGGCCCGTCGATGATCCTCGGTTACGCCATCGCCGGCTTCATCGCCTTCCTGATCATGCGCCAGCTCGGCGAGATGATCGTCGAGGAGCCCGTGGCCGGTTCCTTCAGCCACTTCGCCCACAAGTACTGGGGCGGCTACGCGGGTTTCCTGTCCGGCTGGAACTACTGGGTGCTCTATGTGCTGGTGGGCATGGCCGAGCTGACGGCGGTGGGCAAGTACGTGCAGTTCTGGTGGCCGGAGGTACCGACCTGGGCCACGGCGGCGGCGTTCTTCGTGCTGATCAACCTGATCAACCTGTCCAACGTCCGTGCCTTCGGTGAGACCGAATTCTGGTTCGCGCTGATCAAGGTGGTGGCGATCATCGGCATGATCGTGCTCGGTCTCTACCTGCTGATCAGCGGCGCCGGTGGCGAGCAGGCGGCGGTGAGCAACCTGTGGAGCCATGGCGGCTTCTTCCCCAATGGCCTGGAAGGGCTGGTGATGGTCCTGGCGATCATCATGTTCTCCTTCGGCGGCCTGGAGCTGGTGGGCATCACCGCTGCCGAGGCCAGCGAGCCGAAGAAGGTGATCCCCAAGGCGATCAACCAGGTGATCTGGCGCATCCTGATCTTCTACATCGGCGCCCTCAGCGTGCTGCTGATGCTCTACCCCTGGGACAAGCTGCTGGAAACCCTGGGCGCCGCCGGCGACCCCTACAGCGGCAGCCCCTTCGTGCAGATCTTCTCGCTGATCGGCAGCGACCTGGCCGCGCACATCCTCAACTTCGTGGTGCTGACCGCCGCGCTGTCGGTCTACAACAGCGGCGTCTACTGCAACAGCCGCATGCTCTACGGCCTGGCCGAGCAGGGCGATGCGCCCAAGGCGCTGATGAAGGTCAACCGCCGTGGCGTGCCGGTGCTGGGCATCGCTGTGTCCGCGCTGGTGACCCTGCTCTGCGTGGTGGTCAACTACGTGGCGCCGCAGAAGGCTCTCGAGCTGCTGATGGCGCTGGTGGTCGCGGCCCTGGTGATCAACTGGGCGATGATCAGCCTGTCGCACCTGATGTTCCGCAAGTCCCTGCAGCGCCAGGGCATCGAGCCGTTCTTCAAGTCGCTCTGGTACCCCTTCAGCAACTACCTGTGCCTGGCCTTCGTGGCGCTGATCCTCGGTGTGATGCTGATGATCCCCGGCATCAACGTGTCGGTGTACGCCATTCCCTTCTGGCTCGGCTTCATCGCCATCTGCTACGCCATCCGACGCTCCGCGGGCCCTCGCTCGTAA
- a CDS encoding Na(+)-translocating NADH-quinone reductase subunit A — MTRIRRGLDLPIAGQPEQRIEAARAVRSVAVIGFDYHGMKPTMQVQVGDRVKLGQALFADKKNPGVIFTAPAAGVVSAIHRGEQRVLQSVVIDVDGDDEVLFDTCPDNALDALEPQAVRDNLQRSGLWTALRTRPFSRVPAVDAVPSSIFVTALDTHPLAADPQPIIAAHAADFERGLKVLARLGRVFLCKADGASLPGEQLTGVRAETFSGPHPAGLPGTHIHFLDPVSATKSVWHIGYQDVIAVGKLFATGRLWGERVVALAGPVVEKPRLLATRLGASLDELTAGELKPGVNRVVSGSLLGGRTSRGACAYLGRYHLQVSCLAEGHDRELLHYLRAGVNKHSVLNVFVSKLMAARRFAFSTSTNGSPRAMVPVGNYEAVMPLDILPTQLLRYLIVGDTEMAQKLGCLELDEEDLALCSYVCAGKYEYGPILRDNLNRIEKEG; from the coding sequence ATGACAAGAATCAGACGGGGGTTGGACCTGCCCATCGCAGGCCAGCCTGAGCAGCGCATCGAGGCTGCACGGGCCGTGCGTAGCGTGGCCGTGATCGGCTTCGACTACCACGGCATGAAGCCCACCATGCAGGTGCAGGTCGGCGACCGGGTGAAGCTGGGCCAGGCCCTGTTCGCCGACAAGAAGAACCCCGGCGTGATATTCACCGCACCGGCGGCAGGCGTGGTCTCGGCCATCCATCGCGGCGAGCAGCGCGTGCTGCAGTCGGTGGTGATCGATGTGGACGGCGATGACGAAGTCCTCTTCGACACCTGCCCGGACAACGCCCTGGATGCCCTCGAGCCCCAGGCCGTGCGGGACAACCTGCAGCGTTCGGGCCTCTGGACCGCACTGCGCACGCGCCCGTTCAGCCGGGTGCCGGCCGTCGATGCCGTTCCCAGCTCGATCTTCGTCACCGCCCTCGATACCCATCCGCTGGCCGCCGACCCACAGCCGATCATCGCCGCCCACGCCGCCGACTTCGAGCGCGGCCTCAAGGTGTTGGCGCGCCTGGGCCGGGTATTCCTGTGCAAGGCCGACGGGGCCAGCCTGCCGGGTGAGCAGTTGACCGGTGTGCGTGCCGAGACCTTCTCCGGCCCGCATCCGGCGGGTCTTCCGGGCACCCACATCCACTTCCTCGACCCGGTCAGCGCCACCAAGAGCGTGTGGCACATCGGCTACCAGGACGTGATCGCCGTCGGCAAGCTATTCGCCACCGGCCGCCTGTGGGGCGAGCGCGTCGTGGCCCTGGCCGGCCCGGTGGTGGAGAAGCCGCGTCTGCTGGCCACCCGCCTGGGCGCGAGCCTCGACGAGCTGACCGCCGGCGAGCTCAAGCCCGGCGTCAACCGCGTGGTGTCCGGCTCCCTGCTGGGCGGGCGCACCTCCCGTGGTGCCTGCGCCTACCTGGGGCGCTACCACCTGCAGGTGTCCTGCCTCGCCGAAGGCCATGACCGCGAGCTGCTGCACTACCTGCGCGCCGGGGTGAACAAGCACTCGGTGCTGAACGTCTTCGTCTCCAAGTTGATGGCGGCCCGCCGGTTCGCCTTCAGCACCAGCACCAACGGCAGCCCGCGCGCCATGGTGCCGGTGGGCAACTACGAGGCGGTGATGCCGCTGGACATCCTGCCCACCCAGTTGCTGCGCTACCTCATCGTCGGCGACACCGAGATGGCCCAGAAGCTGGGCTGCCTGGAACTGGACGAGGAAGACCTGGCGCTGTGCAGCTACGTCTGCGCCGGCAAGTACGAGTACGGCCCCATCCTGCGGGACAACCTCAACCGCATTGAGAAGGAGGGCTGA
- a CDS encoding NADH:ubiquinone reductase (Na(+)-transporting) subunit B: MGLRKFLDRIEHNFEQGGRFEKWYALYEAIDTFFYRPANVTRTTAHVRDGIDLKRMMITVWLCTFPAMFFGMWNVGYQANLVFAQSPDLLAAQDGWRFALIGSLAGFDPNSLWDNVIQGAAWFLPIYAVTFIVGGFWEVLFAAIRRHEVNEGFFVTSVLFALTLPPSIPLWQVALGISFGVVLGKEVFGGTGKNFLNPALVGRAFLFFAYPAQISGDAVWTAVDGFAGATSLSLGAAGGVENIIGHGITWMDAFLGTIHGSIGETSTLAIFIGGGVLLLTRIAAWRIVAGVMLGMIATSTLFNTIGSDTNPMFAMSWYWHLVLGGFAFGMMFMATDPVSASMTNTGKWLFGALIGLMVVLIRVVNPAFPEGMMLAILFANLCAPLIDHFVVQANIKRRLARHG, from the coding sequence ATGGGCCTGCGCAAATTCCTCGACCGGATCGAGCACAACTTCGAACAGGGTGGCCGCTTCGAGAAGTGGTACGCCCTGTACGAAGCGATCGACACCTTCTTCTACCGGCCGGCCAACGTTACCCGGACCACGGCCCACGTGCGCGATGGCATCGACCTCAAGCGCATGATGATCACCGTCTGGCTCTGCACTTTCCCGGCGATGTTCTTCGGCATGTGGAACGTCGGCTACCAGGCCAACCTGGTGTTCGCCCAGAGCCCGGACCTGCTGGCCGCCCAGGACGGCTGGCGCTTCGCGCTGATCGGCAGCCTGGCGGGCTTCGACCCCAACAGCCTGTGGGACAACGTCATCCAGGGCGCGGCCTGGTTCCTGCCCATCTACGCCGTGACCTTCATCGTCGGCGGCTTCTGGGAAGTGCTGTTCGCTGCCATCCGCCGCCATGAAGTGAACGAAGGTTTCTTCGTCACCTCCGTGCTCTTCGCCCTGACCCTGCCACCGAGCATCCCGCTGTGGCAGGTGGCCCTCGGTATCAGCTTCGGCGTGGTGCTGGGCAAGGAAGTGTTCGGCGGCACCGGCAAGAACTTCCTCAACCCCGCCCTGGTGGGCCGTGCCTTCCTGTTCTTCGCCTACCCGGCGCAGATTTCCGGTGACGCGGTGTGGACGGCAGTGGACGGCTTCGCCGGCGCCACCTCCCTGAGCCTGGGCGCTGCCGGTGGCGTGGAGAACATCATCGGTCACGGCATCACCTGGATGGACGCCTTCCTCGGCACCATCCACGGCTCCATCGGCGAGACCAGCACCCTGGCCATCTTCATCGGCGGCGGCGTGCTGCTGCTGACCCGCATCGCCGCCTGGCGCATCGTCGCTGGCGTGATGCTGGGCATGATCGCCACCAGCACGCTGTTCAACACCATCGGCTCCGACACCAACCCGATGTTCGCCATGTCCTGGTACTGGCACCTGGTTCTCGGCGGCTTCGCCTTCGGCATGATGTTCATGGCCACCGACCCGGTGTCCGCCTCCATGACCAACACCGGCAAATGGCTGTTCGGCGCGCTGATCGGCCTGATGGTGGTGCTGATCCGCGTGGTCAACCCCGCCTTCCCGGAAGGCATGATGCTGGCGATCCTCTTCGCCAACCTCTGTGCACCGCTGATCGACCACTTCGTCGTCCAGGCCAATATCAAGCGGAGGCTGGCACGCCATGGCTAA
- a CDS encoding Na(+)-translocating NADH-quinone reductase subunit C has translation MANQKESTIRTLLVALVVCLVCSIFVAGGAVALKPVQVENRELDKQRSILSIAGLGQPGMSASEVKALYAERITAKVVDLSSGEYSDAIQAAGFDPLKAAKDPKLSDALPGDQDIASIKRRERFTTVYLVEKDGQLDTLILPVRGYGLWSTLYGFLALKGDLNTVVGLGFYQHGETPGLGGEVDNPKWKAQWNGKSLFDEQGQLAIQIIKGSVEPGSPNANHQVDGLAGATLTSKGVNNLLHFWLGKNGFGPFLAKLNDGEA, from the coding sequence ATGGCTAACCAGAAGGAATCCACGATCCGCACCCTGCTGGTGGCCCTGGTGGTCTGCCTGGTGTGCTCCATCTTCGTCGCCGGCGGGGCAGTAGCCCTCAAACCGGTGCAGGTGGAGAACCGCGAGCTGGACAAGCAGCGCAGCATCCTCTCCATCGCCGGCCTCGGCCAGCCGGGCATGTCCGCCAGCGAAGTGAAGGCGCTCTATGCCGAGCGCATCACCGCCAAGGTGGTGGACCTCTCCAGCGGCGAATACAGCGACGCCATCCAGGCCGCCGGCTTCGACCCGCTGAAGGCCGCCAAGGACCCGAAACTCTCTGACGCCCTGCCAGGTGACCAGGACATCGCCTCCATCAAGCGCCGCGAGCGCTTCACCACCGTCTACCTGGTGGAGAAGGATGGCCAACTGGACACCCTGATCCTACCGGTGCGCGGCTACGGCCTGTGGTCGACCCTGTACGGCTTCCTCGCCCTCAAGGGCGACCTCAATACCGTGGTCGGCCTCGGCTTCTACCAGCACGGCGAGACGCCCGGCCTCGGCGGCGAGGTGGACAACCCGAAATGGAAGGCGCAGTGGAATGGCAAGAGCCTGTTCGATGAGCAAGGCCAGCTGGCCATCCAGATCATCAAGGGCAGCGTCGAGCCCGGCTCGCCCAACGCCAACCACCAGGTCGACGGCCTGGCCGGCGCCACGCTGACCAGCAAGGGCGTCAACAACCTGCTTCATTTCTGGCTTGGCAAGAACGGCTTCGGCCCCTTCCTGGCCAAGCTCAACGACGGGGAGGCATGA
- a CDS encoding NADH:ubiquinone reductase (Na(+)-transporting) subunit D, producing MNMAQPTIRSVLLDPILHNNPIGLQILGICSALAVTSNLKTALVMSIALTLVTGFSNLFISMIRSQIPSSIRMIVQMVIIASLVIVVDQVLKAYAFSLSKQLSVFVGLIITNCIVMGRAEAFAMANPPVLSFFDGIGNGLGYSAMLIVLGVIRELFGSGKLLGYEILPVINDGGWYQPNGMLLLPPSAFFLIGLIIWALRSWKTEQKEAPSFKIAPQVSNKEAY from the coding sequence ATGAACATGGCGCAACCCACGATCCGCTCGGTCCTGCTGGACCCGATCCTGCACAACAACCCCATCGGCCTGCAGATCCTCGGCATCTGCTCGGCCCTGGCGGTCACCTCCAACCTGAAGACCGCGCTGGTGATGTCCATCGCCCTGACGCTGGTGACCGGCTTCTCCAACCTGTTCATCTCGATGATCCGCAGCCAGATCCCCAGCTCGATCCGCATGATCGTGCAGATGGTGATCATCGCCTCGCTGGTGATAGTGGTCGACCAGGTGCTCAAGGCCTATGCCTTCAGCCTGTCCAAGCAGCTCTCGGTGTTCGTCGGCCTGATCATCACCAACTGCATCGTGATGGGCCGCGCCGAGGCCTTCGCCATGGCCAACCCGCCCGTGCTGTCGTTCTTCGACGGCATCGGCAACGGCCTCGGCTACAGCGCCATGCTCATCGTCCTCGGCGTGATCCGCGAGCTGTTCGGCTCCGGCAAGCTGCTGGGCTACGAGATCCTCCCGGTAATCAACGACGGCGGCTGGTACCAGCCCAACGGCATGCTGCTGCTGCCGCCCTCGGCCTTCTTCCTCATCGGACTGATCATCTGGGCCCTGCGCAGCTGGAAGACCGAGCAGAAGGAAGCCCCGTCCTTCAAGATCGCGCCCCAGGTATCCAACAAGGAGGCCTACTGA
- the nqrE gene encoding NADH:ubiquinone reductase (Na(+)-transporting) subunit E codes for MEHYISLFVKAVFVENMALAFFLGMCTFIAISKKVETAIGLGIAVIVVQAITVPANNLLYTLLLKDGALAWAGLPDVDLSFLGLLSYIGVIAAIVQILEMLLDKYVPSLYNALGVFLPLITVNCAIMAGSLFMVERDYNLGESVVYGVGSGFSWALAIALLAGIREKLKYSDVPEGLQGLGITFITIGLMSLGFMSFSGVQL; via the coding sequence ATGGAGCACTACATCAGCCTGTTCGTGAAGGCGGTGTTCGTCGAGAACATGGCCCTGGCCTTCTTCCTCGGCATGTGCACCTTCATCGCCATTTCCAAGAAGGTGGAGACCGCCATCGGCCTCGGCATCGCCGTGATCGTGGTGCAGGCCATCACCGTGCCGGCCAACAACCTGCTCTACACCCTCCTGCTCAAGGACGGCGCGCTGGCGTGGGCCGGCCTGCCGGACGTGGACCTGTCGTTCCTCGGCCTGCTCAGCTACATCGGGGTGATCGCCGCCATCGTGCAGATCCTCGAGATGCTGCTCGACAAGTACGTGCCCTCGCTCTACAACGCCCTCGGCGTTTTCCTGCCGCTGATCACGGTGAACTGCGCCATCATGGCCGGCTCGCTGTTCATGGTGGAGCGCGACTACAACCTGGGTGAGAGCGTGGTCTACGGCGTCGGTTCCGGCTTCTCCTGGGCCCTGGCCATCGCGCTGCTCGCCGGCATCCGCGAGAAGCTCAAGTACAGCGATGTACCCGAGGGCCTGCAGGGCCTGGGCATCACCTTCATCACCATCGGCCTGATGTCGCTGGGTTTCATGTCCTTCTCGGGCGTCCAGTTGTAA
- the nqrF gene encoding NADH:ubiquinone reductase (Na(+)-transporting) subunit F, with product MPSFEIFLAIGMFTAIVLALVVVILAARAKLVSSGDVNIVINRERTITVPAGGKLLQTLAAQNVFLSSACGGGGTCAQCKCVVESGGGEMLPTEESHFTRRQAKEGWRLSCQTPVKQDMHIEVPEEVFGVKKWECTVESNPNVATFIKELTLRLPEGESVDFRAGGYVQLECPPHEVHYKDFDIQPEYRADWDRFNFWKYVSRGDETVIRAYSMANYPDEKGIVKFNIRVASPPPGKDEIPPGKMSSWVFNLKPGDKVTVYGPFGEFFAKDTQAEMVFIGGGAGMAPMRSHIFDQLKRLGSQRKISFWYGARSLREAFYTEEYDQLAAENPNFQWHLALSDPQPEDNWNGHTGFIHNVLFENYLKDHPAPEDCEFYMCGPPMMNAAVIKMLLDLGVERENILLDDFGG from the coding sequence ATGCCGAGTTTCGAAATCTTCCTCGCCATTGGCATGTTCACCGCCATCGTCCTCGCGCTGGTGGTGGTGATCCTCGCCGCCCGCGCCAAGCTGGTGTCCAGCGGCGACGTGAACATCGTGATCAACCGCGAGCGCACCATCACCGTCCCGGCCGGCGGCAAGCTGCTGCAGACCCTGGCGGCGCAGAACGTCTTCCTCTCCTCGGCCTGCGGCGGCGGCGGTACCTGTGCCCAGTGCAAGTGCGTGGTGGAGAGCGGCGGCGGCGAGATGCTGCCCACCGAGGAGTCCCACTTCACCCGCCGCCAGGCGAAGGAAGGCTGGCGCCTGTCCTGCCAGACCCCGGTGAAGCAGGACATGCACATCGAAGTGCCCGAAGAGGTCTTCGGCGTTAAGAAGTGGGAGTGCACGGTGGAGTCCAACCCCAACGTCGCCACCTTCATCAAGGAGCTGACCCTGCGCCTGCCGGAAGGGGAGAGCGTGGACTTCCGCGCCGGTGGTTACGTCCAGCTCGAATGCCCGCCCCACGAGGTGCACTACAAGGACTTCGACATCCAGCCCGAGTACCGGGCCGACTGGGACAGGTTCAACTTCTGGAAGTATGTCTCCAGGGGCGACGAGACCGTCATCCGCGCCTACTCCATGGCCAACTACCCCGACGAAAAGGGCATCGTGAAGTTCAACATCCGCGTGGCTTCGCCGCCGCCGGGCAAGGACGAGATCCCGCCGGGCAAGATGTCTTCCTGGGTGTTCAACCTCAAGCCGGGCGACAAGGTCACCGTGTACGGCCCCTTCGGCGAGTTCTTCGCCAAGGACACCCAGGCCGAGATGGTCTTCATCGGCGGTGGCGCCGGCATGGCACCCATGCGTTCGCACATCTTCGACCAGCTCAAGCGCCTGGGCTCCCAGCGCAAGATCAGCTTCTGGTACGGCGCGCGTTCCCTGCGCGAGGCCTTCTACACAGAGGAGTACGACCAGCTGGCCGCCGAGAACCCCAACTTCCAGTGGCACCTGGCGCTGTCCGACCCGCAGCCCGAGGACAACTGGAACGGCCATACCGGCTTCATCCACAACGTGCTGTTCGAGAACTACCTCAAGGACCACCCGGCCCCTGAGGACTGCGAGTTCTACATGTGCGGCCCGCCGATGATGAACGCAGCAGTGATCAAGATGCTGCTGGACCTGGGCGTCGAGCGCGAGAACATCCTGCTGGACGACTTCGGTGGTTAG
- a CDS encoding FAD:protein FMN transferase: MGSSYSVKYVRSASGPSVEQARGEVEGILAEIDRQMSTYRADSDVERFNALPAGSCMALPAPMLELVAFGDSLSAQSDGAFDMTLEPLLNLWGFGPQSRGDQVPSAEAIAMARADVGHQHLKRQGDELCKDAAVQLDFNAIAAGYAVDRVSARLGELGVTSSLVEITGEMKAVGRKPDGSPWRVAIEAPRDDRQVAQKIVALQDMGISTSGDYRNYFERGGQRYSHTLDPTSGAPITHHLAAVTVINPSALNADGLSTLLMVLGPEAGLAFADRHDIAAFFVTREGTGFATRGSRRFEQLFPTEAH; this comes from the coding sequence ATGGGCAGCAGCTACTCGGTGAAGTATGTGCGCAGCGCGTCCGGTCCTTCCGTGGAGCAGGCGCGGGGCGAAGTGGAGGGCATCCTCGCCGAGATCGACCGGCAGATGTCCACCTACCGCGCCGACTCCGACGTGGAGCGTTTCAATGCTCTGCCGGCGGGCAGCTGCATGGCCTTGCCGGCGCCCATGCTGGAGCTGGTGGCCTTCGGCGACAGCCTGTCCGCACAAAGCGACGGCGCCTTCGACATGACCCTGGAGCCGCTGCTCAACCTCTGGGGCTTCGGCCCGCAATCGCGCGGGGACCAGGTGCCCAGCGCCGAGGCCATCGCCATGGCTCGAGCGGATGTCGGTCACCAGCACCTCAAGCGCCAGGGCGACGAGTTGTGCAAGGACGCCGCCGTGCAACTGGACTTCAACGCCATCGCCGCCGGCTACGCCGTGGATCGCGTCAGCGCGCGGCTGGGCGAGCTGGGCGTGACCAGTTCCCTGGTGGAGATCACCGGAGAAATGAAGGCCGTCGGCCGCAAGCCCGACGGCAGCCCCTGGCGCGTGGCCATCGAGGCGCCGCGCGACGATCGCCAGGTAGCGCAGAAGATTGTTGCACTGCAGGACATGGGTATTTCCACCTCCGGCGACTATCGCAACTACTTCGAACGGGGTGGACAGCGGTATTCTCACACCCTCGATCCCACGAGCGGCGCTCCCATTACCCATCACCTGGCAGCGGTCACGGTGATCAACCCGTCGGCCCTGAATGCCGATGGACTGTCTACGCTGTTGATGGTACTCGGGCCCGAGGCCGGCCTGGCGTTTGCCGACCGCCACGACATCGCGGCGTTCTTCGTCACCCGTGAAGGCACGGGTTTCGCCACCCGCGGCAGCCGCCGCTTCGAGCAACTGTTCCCCACGGAGGCGCACTGA
- the nqrM gene encoding (Na+)-NQR maturation NqrM produces the protein MTWLLVFLIMLLVVLGMAIGVIMGRKPIAGSCGGIANLGIEKECSICGGNREKCEEANRDGDVVDAKLAYDATKR, from the coding sequence ATGACCTGGCTACTGGTTTTCCTGATCATGCTGCTGGTGGTGCTGGGCATGGCCATCGGCGTGATCATGGGGCGCAAGCCCATCGCCGGTTCCTGCGGCGGCATCGCCAACCTGGGGATCGAGAAGGAATGCTCGATCTGTGGCGGCAATCGCGAAAAGTGCGAGGAAGCCAATCGCGACGGCGATGTAGTGGATGCAAAACTCGCCTACGACGCGACCAAGCGCTAA
- the sthA gene encoding Si-specific NAD(P)(+) transhydrogenase: MAVYNYDVVVLGSGPAGEGAAMNAAKAGRKVAVVDNRPLVGGNCTHLGTIPSKALRHSVRQIMQYNTNPLFRQIGEPRWFSFPDVLKSAERVISKQVASRTGYYARNRVDVFFGTASFSDEQTVEVVCTSGVVEKLVAKQVIVATGSRPYRPADVDFHHPRIYDSDTILSLTHTPRRIIIYGAGVIGSEYASIFSGLGVLVDLIDNRDQLLSFLDDEISDALSYHLRNNNVLIRHNEEYERIEGLENGVILHLKSGKKIKADCLLWCNGRTGNTDRLGLENVGIKVNSRGQINVDQYYRTEVGNIFAAGDVIGWPSLASAAADQGRSAAGSAVENDSWRFVDDVPTGIYTIPEISSIGKNERELTQAKIPYEVGKAFFKGMARAQISHEPVGMLKILFHRETLEVLGVHCFGYQASEIVHIGQAIMNQKGEANSIKYFINTTFNYPTMAEAYRVAAFDGLNRLF; this comes from the coding sequence ATGGCTGTCTACAACTACGACGTAGTGGTGCTGGGTTCCGGCCCGGCCGGGGAAGGGGCGGCGATGAACGCCGCCAAGGCCGGGCGCAAGGTGGCGGTGGTGGACAACCGCCCGCTGGTCGGCGGCAATTGCACCCACCTGGGCACCATCCCGTCCAAGGCCCTGCGCCACTCGGTGCGACAGATCATGCAGTACAACACCAACCCGCTGTTCCGCCAGATCGGCGAGCCGCGCTGGTTCTCCTTCCCCGACGTGCTCAAGAGCGCCGAGCGGGTGATCTCCAAGCAGGTGGCCTCGCGCACCGGCTACTACGCCCGCAATCGCGTCGATGTGTTCTTCGGCACGGCCAGCTTCTCCGACGAGCAGACCGTCGAGGTGGTATGCACCAGCGGCGTGGTGGAGAAACTGGTGGCCAAGCAGGTCATCGTCGCCACCGGCTCGCGCCCCTATCGCCCGGCCGATGTCGACTTCCACCACCCGCGTATCTATGACAGCGACACCATCCTCAGCCTCACCCACACGCCGCGCCGCATCATCATCTATGGCGCCGGGGTGATCGGCTCCGAGTACGCCTCGATCTTCAGCGGCCTCGGCGTGCTGGTGGACCTGATCGACAACCGCGACCAGTTGCTCAGCTTCCTCGACGACGAAATCTCCGACGCCCTCAGCTACCACCTGCGCAACAACAACGTGCTCATCCGTCACAACGAGGAGTACGAGCGCATCGAAGGGCTGGAGAACGGGGTGATCCTGCACCTGAAGTCCGGCAAGAAGATCAAGGCCGACTGCCTGCTGTGGTGCAACGGCCGTACCGGCAACACCGACCGCCTGGGGCTGGAGAACGTCGGCATCAAGGTCAACAGCCGTGGCCAGATCAACGTCGACCAGTACTACCGCACCGAGGTGGGCAACATCTTCGCCGCCGGCGACGTGATCGGCTGGCCGAGCCTGGCCAGTGCCGCTGCCGACCAGGGGCGTTCAGCCGCCGGCAGCGCGGTGGAGAACGACAGCTGGCGCTTCGTCGATGACGTGCCGACCGGCATCTATACCATTCCGGAGATCAGCTCGATCGGCAAGAACGAGCGCGAGCTGACCCAGGCCAAGATCCCCTATGAAGTGGGCAAGGCCTTCTTCAAGGGCATGGCCCGTGCGCAGATCTCCCACGAACCGGTGGGCATGCTGAAGATCCTCTTCCACCGCGAAACCCTGGAAGTGCTCGGCGTGCACTGCTTCGGCTACCAGGCGTCGGAGATCGTCCACATCGGCCAGGCGATCATGAACCAGAAGGGCGAAGCCAACAGCATCAAGTACTTCATCAACACCACCTTCAACTACCCGACCATGGCGGAAGCCTATCGGGTGGCGGCGTTCGACGGCCTCAACCGGCTTTTTTGA
- a CDS encoding glycerophosphodiester phosphodiesterase — translation MTLIYGHRGAKGECPENTLASFQQCLSHGVKRCELDLHLSRDGELMVIHDPTLKRTTGRRGKVVEHDAEELVTYDARQGGPGWVKPCPIPRLEELFEQCNFEHWQLEVKSASRVRAARTVLAIRELAERHGLLDKVTVTSSSREVLRALNRLTPDLARGLVAEYAWLDPLKVAANHGCNLLALNWTLCTPERLQKAQKQGLHVSVWTVNEPALMRRLADFGVDSIITDFPGVAVSTLAR, via the coding sequence GTGACCCTGATCTACGGCCATCGCGGCGCCAAGGGCGAATGCCCTGAAAACACCCTGGCCAGCTTCCAGCAGTGCCTCTCCCACGGCGTGAAGCGCTGCGAACTCGACCTGCACCTGTCCCGCGACGGCGAACTGATGGTGATCCACGATCCGACGCTCAAGCGCACCACCGGCCGCCGCGGCAAGGTGGTGGAGCACGACGCCGAAGAACTGGTCACCTACGACGCCCGCCAGGGCGGCCCGGGCTGGGTCAAACCCTGCCCCATCCCGCGCCTGGAAGAGCTGTTCGAGCAGTGCAACTTCGAGCACTGGCAACTGGAAGTGAAGAGCGCCTCCCGCGTGCGCGCCGCGCGCACCGTGCTGGCCATCCGTGAGCTCGCCGAGCGCCACGGCCTGCTGGACAAGGTCACCGTCACCTCCAGCTCCCGCGAGGTGCTGCGTGCATTGAACCGCCTGACGCCCGACCTCGCCCGCGGCCTGGTGGCCGAATACGCCTGGCTCGATCCGCTGAAAGTCGCGGCCAATCATGGCTGCAACCTGCTGGCGCTGAACTGGACCCTGTGCACCCCCGAGCGCCTGCAGAAGGCGCAGAAGCAGGGGCTGCACGTGTCGGTATGGACGGTGAACGAGCCAGCCCTGATGCGCCGCCTCGCCGACTTCGGGGTGGATAGCATCATCACCGACTTCCCCGGCGTGGCGGTGAGCACGCTGGCGCGCTGA